From Amphiprion ocellaris isolate individual 3 ecotype Okinawa chromosome 2, ASM2253959v1, whole genome shotgun sequence, a single genomic window includes:
- the ociad2 gene encoding LOW QUALITY PROTEIN: OCIA domain-containing protein 2 (The sequence of the model RefSeq protein was modified relative to this genomic sequence to represent the inferred CDS: substituted 1 base at 1 genomic stop codon), with amino-acid sequence MSSELSGHTAEKVEDGTTAAAAPGRGGRQCSFDDRHIHREDLRKVWKECQEESFWYRALPFSLGSMAVTGGLIYRGIWKTSKVLGPFPKLAAAGIFGYAVGKASYVGTCXSKFKELGIQDGPGFGPWTMGDRSGPGRRGCHHVCEECKNKDQASPEKQV; translated from the exons ATGAGTTCTGAACTAAGTGGACATACAGCAGAGAAGGTGGAAGACGGGAcgactgctgctgcagctccagggAGAGGGGGACGGCAG TGCTCCTTCGATGATCGTCACATTCACAGAGAAGATTTGAGAAAGGTTTGGAAAGAATGCCAAGAGGAAAGCTTCTGGTACAGAG CTCTTCCCTTCTCCCTGGGTAGCATGGCAGTCACTGGGGGTCTCATCTACAGAG GTATTTGGAAGACATCAAAGGTACTTGGTCCATTTCCAAAACTAGCAG cTGCGGGGATCTTTGGTTATGCAGTGGGGAAAGCATCATATGTTGGAACTTGCTGAAGCAAGTTCAAGGAGCTTGGCATTCAGGATGGGCCAGGATTTGGTCCCTGGACTATGGGAGATCGTTCTGGTCCTGGACGCAg AGGCTGCCACCATGTGTGTGAAGAATGTAAGAATAAAGATCAAGCATCACCTGAAAAGCAAGTTTAA
- the dcun1d4 gene encoding DCN1-like protein 4 isoform X1, which translates to MHSDAANFQLNSHLTTLASIHKIHHTLHRLNLTEDVGQDSHPSACCSRAMPPRKKRRPSAGDDMSAKKSRQDSVYRKHDTSQIREEETFSSKRCLEWFYEYAGCDDVVGPEGMEKFCEDIGVEPENVVMLVLAWKLDAQSMGYFTLQEWLRGMGSLQCDSTERLRNSLDYLRSVLNDSTSFKLIYRYAFDFAREKDQRSLDLNTAKCMLGLLLGKTWPLFPVFNQFLEQSKYKVINKDQWCNVLEFSRTINLDLSNYDEDGAWPVLLDEFVEWYKERQMS; encoded by the exons ATGCACTCTGATGCGGCAA ATTTTCAACTGAATTCCCACTTGACTACACTGGCCAGCATCCATAAGATCCACCACACCTTGCACAGGCTG AACCTGACAGAAGACGTTGGACAGGACAGCCATCCCTCAG CTTGCTGCTCCAGAGCCATGCCTCCTAGGAAAAAGAGGAGACCCTCTGCCGGAGATGACATGTCGGCCAAGAAAAGTCGCCAGGACAG TGTTTACAGAAAACATGACACGTCACAAATTCGCGAGGAGGAGACTTTTTCTAGTAAAAGATGCTTGGAGTGGTTCTATGAATATGCAG GCTGTGACGATGTGGTGGGTCCGGAGGGCATGGAGAAGTTCTGTGAGGACATTGGAGTGGAGCCAGAGAAC GTGGTGATGCTGGTTCTTGCATGGAAGCTGGATGCCCAGAGTATGGGATATTTTACTCTTCAGGAGTGGCTGAGAGGCATGGGCTCACTGCA GTGCGATTCCACAGAGAGGCTGAGGAACTCGCTCGACTACCTGAGATCTGTCCTAAATGACAGCACCAGTTTTAAACTCATTTATAGATATGCCTTTGATTTTGCTCGG GAAAAGGATCAGAGGAGTTTGGACTTGAACACAGCCAAGTGTATGTTGGGGCTTCTTCTGGGAAAGACGTGGcctctgtttcctgtgtttAATCAGTTTCTAGAG CAATCCAAGTACAAAGTCATCAACAAAGACCAATGGTGCAATGTGTTAGAGTTCAGCAGGACAATCAACCTGGACCTCAGTAACTACGATGAGGACGGTGCCT GGCCAGTTTTGTTGGACGAGTTTGTAGAATGGTACAAGGAAAGACAGATGTCATAG
- the dcun1d4 gene encoding DCN1-like protein 4 isoform X2, whose amino-acid sequence MPPRKKRRPSAGDDMSAKKSRQDSVYRKHDTSQIREEETFSSKRCLEWFYEYAGCDDVVGPEGMEKFCEDIGVEPENVVMLVLAWKLDAQSMGYFTLQEWLRGMGSLQCDSTERLRNSLDYLRSVLNDSTSFKLIYRYAFDFAREKDQRSLDLNTAKCMLGLLLGKTWPLFPVFNQFLEQSKYKVINKDQWCNVLEFSRTINLDLSNYDEDGAWPVLLDEFVEWYKERQMS is encoded by the exons ATGCCTCCTAGGAAAAAGAGGAGACCCTCTGCCGGAGATGACATGTCGGCCAAGAAAAGTCGCCAGGACAG TGTTTACAGAAAACATGACACGTCACAAATTCGCGAGGAGGAGACTTTTTCTAGTAAAAGATGCTTGGAGTGGTTCTATGAATATGCAG GCTGTGACGATGTGGTGGGTCCGGAGGGCATGGAGAAGTTCTGTGAGGACATTGGAGTGGAGCCAGAGAAC GTGGTGATGCTGGTTCTTGCATGGAAGCTGGATGCCCAGAGTATGGGATATTTTACTCTTCAGGAGTGGCTGAGAGGCATGGGCTCACTGCA GTGCGATTCCACAGAGAGGCTGAGGAACTCGCTCGACTACCTGAGATCTGTCCTAAATGACAGCACCAGTTTTAAACTCATTTATAGATATGCCTTTGATTTTGCTCGG GAAAAGGATCAGAGGAGTTTGGACTTGAACACAGCCAAGTGTATGTTGGGGCTTCTTCTGGGAAAGACGTGGcctctgtttcctgtgtttAATCAGTTTCTAGAG CAATCCAAGTACAAAGTCATCAACAAAGACCAATGGTGCAATGTGTTAGAGTTCAGCAGGACAATCAACCTGGACCTCAGTAACTACGATGAGGACGGTGCCT GGCCAGTTTTGTTGGACGAGTTTGTAGAATGGTACAAGGAAAGACAGATGTCATAG